The Brevinematia bacterium genome window below encodes:
- a CDS encoding FliA/WhiG family RNA polymerase sigma factor yields MRGPNIDLSKYELDPEEEDKRWREYKKTRDIKIRNFFIEKYSPLVRYVVANMNITVNDQSDYDDLVGWGIDGLIDAIERFDPDRGVKFKTYAIIRIRGAIYDKLREMDWIPRSVRQIEREYQKALSELQYELGEKPSEEMIAEKLGISLEEFYETSLRLQNSRNYINSLDDVLFPDTSSDSAITLEDVIEAPDEVTNPESIVIRNEIIEKIKEAIKELPEKELQVIMLYYHEELTLKEIGAVLNVTESRVSQLHARALELLKEKLKPFLKGRIKEKE; encoded by the coding sequence GTGAGGGGACCTAATATAGATTTATCAAAATATGAGCTAGATCCAGAGGAAGAGGACAAGAGATGGAGGGAGTATAAGAAGACAAGGGATATAAAGATTAGGAATTTTTTCATAGAGAAGTATTCTCCTCTTGTTAGGTATGTAGTTGCGAATATGAATATTACTGTAAACGATCAATCAGACTATGATGATCTTGTAGGCTGGGGGATTGATGGGCTTATAGATGCTATTGAGAGATTTGATCCTGATAGGGGGGTTAAGTTCAAGACATATGCTATAATAAGAATCAGAGGAGCGATATATGATAAGCTTAGGGAGATGGATTGGATACCAAGGTCGGTGAGACAGATTGAAAGGGAATACCAGAAGGCTCTTTCGGAGCTACAATATGAGCTAGGTGAGAAGCCATCTGAAGAAATGATAGCGGAAAAGTTAGGAATTTCTCTTGAGGAGTTTTATGAGACTTCTCTCAGGCTTCAAAACTCAAGAAACTATATTAATTCTCTGGACGATGTGTTATTTCCTGATACTTCTTCCGATAGTGCTATAACTCTTGAAGATGTTATAGAGGCGCCAGATGAGGTTACAAATCCTGAGAGTATAGTTATTAGAAATGAGATAATAGAGAAGATAAAAGAAGCTATTAAGGAGCTTCCTGAAAAGGAGCTTCAGGTTATAATGCTTTATTATCATGAGGAGCTAACTTTAAAGGAGATAGGAGCGGTTTTAAATGTAACCGAATCAAGGGTTTCGCAGTTGCATGCTAGAGCCTTAGAGTTGCTAAAAGAGAAGTTAAAACCTTTTCTCAAAGGAAGAATTAAGGAAAAAGAGTAG
- a CDS encoding protein-L-isoaspartate(D-aspartate) O-methyltransferase, translating into MTEEEFIKRSKENLRRILKAENLLNERLEKAFDRVPREEFFLPQNRSNAYQNNAFEIGFGQTISQPSMVFIMLKKLEVNKSHKVLEIGTGSGYLTALLCELSYFVYSMEIIPELASMAESRLRKLGYKNFSIIIGDGSEGLPTYMPYDRIIVSAACPGIPSPLIEQLADGGILILPVGGLEFQRLVAVKKQGKGTEIKEDITCRFVPLMGKRGFKNEITKNY; encoded by the coding sequence ATGACTGAAGAAGAGTTCATAAAGAGGAGCAAAGAGAATCTTAGGAGGATACTTAAGGCTGAAAATTTGCTGAATGAAAGGTTAGAGAAAGCTTTTGATAGAGTTCCTAGGGAAGAGTTTTTCCTTCCTCAGAACCGTAGTAATGCTTATCAAAACAATGCTTTTGAGATAGGGTTTGGACAGACGATCTCACAACCTAGTATGGTATTTATAATGCTGAAAAAACTTGAGGTTAACAAGTCTCATAAGGTGCTTGAGATTGGAACTGGGAGTGGTTATTTGACTGCTTTGTTATGTGAGCTTTCTTACTTTGTATACTCTATGGAGATAATTCCTGAATTAGCGAGTATGGCAGAATCAAGATTAAGAAAACTTGGGTATAAAAATTTCAGTATAATAATTGGAGATGGTAGTGAAGGATTACCAACATATATGCCATACGATAGGATAATAGTGAGTGCTGCTTGTCCAGGGATACCTTCACCGTTGATTGAGCAACTTGCTGACGGAGGAATATTAATCCTTCCAGTGGGAGGATTGGAATTTCAAAGATTGGTTGCTGTTAAGAAACAGGGTAAAGGAACCGAGATTAAAGAAGATATAACTTGCAGATTTGTACCACTTATGGGTAAGAGAGGCTTTAAAAATGAGATTACCAAGAATTATTAG
- a CDS encoding outer membrane lipoprotein-sorting protein, which translates to MRSGVSLLLVDLVALARFVVVVTLVVTAFCISNVFGISGEEILRKIDSNLNFRSAVMTAKMEIYLPGQPPRVKIFKSWVVGEQKAYVEFLNKEDKNIRYLKIGKQLWVYDKSENNTFLISGHLLKQGMMGSDISYEDVLESEDIYAKYSITLEKEDSINGRDCYVVSLKAKAENVSYYFRKMWVDKEYFIPLREEMFALSGRLLKVAEVEKVKSFGGKYYPTRSVVSDKLKENTKTVIEIQEANFDVSILDSIFTKRHLER; encoded by the coding sequence ATGCGAAGTGGTGTCAGCTTATTGCTTGTTGACTTGGTGGCACTTGCTAGGTTTGTGGTGGTTGTTACTTTAGTGGTTACTGCGTTCTGTATTAGTAATGTCTTTGGGATAAGTGGTGAGGAAATTCTTAGAAAAATTGATAGTAACCTCAACTTTAGGAGTGCTGTAATGACTGCTAAGATGGAGATATACCTACCTGGGCAACCTCCGAGGGTAAAAATTTTTAAGTCCTGGGTAGTTGGTGAACAGAAGGCTTATGTTGAATTTCTAAACAAAGAGGACAAGAACATAAGGTATCTTAAGATTGGTAAGCAACTGTGGGTTTATGATAAGTCTGAGAACAATACTTTTCTGATATCTGGACACCTACTTAAGCAGGGTATGATGGGGAGTGATATCTCTTATGAGGACGTTTTGGAGTCTGAAGATATTTACGCAAAGTACAGTATAACTCTTGAAAAGGAGGATAGTATAAATGGTAGAGACTGTTACGTTGTCTCTCTTAAGGCCAAAGCAGAGAATGTCTCTTACTATTTTAGGAAAATGTGGGTTGATAAGGAATACTTTATACCCCTAAGAGAGGAAATGTTTGCATTGAGTGGAAGGTTGCTTAAGGTTGCAGAAGTTGAGAAAGTCAAATCCTTCGGAGGTAAATACTACCCTACTAGAAGTGTAGTTTCTGACAAACTCAAAGAGAATACTAAGACTGTGATTGAGATACAGGAGGCAAACTTTGATGTTAGCATCTTAGATAGTATATTTACAAAGAGGCATCTGGAAAGGTAA
- a CDS encoding NosD domain-containing protein, whose amino-acid sequence MRFDKLIILVLTILAVVHVAYSQKRSERGVVYVSTSGNDANDGISKATPVRSIQTGISRAVEHKIRVILITTGLYTPGSGLNVGDSGVVITNSDISIVGGWNSSFDKIVGYSELDGDNKVKHVIFATNVTNVVMSNLVVRKGYAGKFPHNRGGGIYLSNVSYSLVSNVVVSNNSAEGDGGGICLISSSNNTISATVYTNVSSFNGGGMFLNSSHNNKISGNIYNNRTSGGGGGLILELSDNNTITGNIYNNSANGGGGGIYLDSSYNNTLSGSVYSNSADYDGGGIFLLSSDNNKISGIIYGNDTDMNGGGAYLELSSGNVISSSICNNSSASNGGGLILYLSSNNTISGNVYNNSANFGGGGCLVLSANNRVSGDVYNNSSVDFGGGLILYLSSDNTLSGNVYNNRSTSYVGGGIFLLLSSNNTVSGNVYGNSANAFGGGIFLGLSYKNTISGNVYNNSASFGGGIVIDTSPSTFVLNSYITNNWATLTNSVIHINGDSSGLVISNCFIGGNNKIDSIGIYEDNQDVMGHKLVNNTFITNRLKFLYREFTDSRFITNDSGWMRINNPSAIDSTADSVNNKATNM is encoded by the coding sequence ATGAGGTTTGATAAGCTTATTATCTTGGTTCTGACAATTTTGGCTGTAGTGCATGTGGCTTACTCCCAAAAGCGAAGTGAACGGGGGGTAGTGTATGTATCAACAAGCGGTAATGATGCTAATGATGGTATATCAAAAGCAACTCCAGTCAGAAGTATTCAGACTGGGATAAGTAGAGCAGTAGAGCATAAGATTAGGGTGATATTGATTACAACGGGTTTATACACACCTGGTAGTGGGTTGAATGTGGGAGACAGTGGTGTTGTGATAACTAACAGTGACATATCAATTGTAGGAGGATGGAATAGTAGTTTTGACAAGATTGTAGGATACAGTGAGTTAGATGGTGATAATAAGGTTAAGCATGTGATATTTGCTACAAATGTAACAAACGTTGTGATGAGTAACCTGGTTGTAAGGAAAGGTTATGCTGGTAAGTTTCCCCATAATAGAGGTGGAGGGATATACTTGAGTAATGTTTCTTATAGTTTAGTGAGCAATGTTGTGGTATCAAACAATAGTGCTGAAGGAGACGGAGGAGGAATATGCTTGATCTCATCGTCTAACAACACAATATCTGCAACTGTTTATACTAATGTTTCCTCCTTCAATGGAGGAGGAATGTTTTTAAATTCGTCACATAATAACAAGATAAGCGGAAATATCTATAACAATAGGACCTCAGGTGGTGGAGGAGGGCTAATTCTAGAGCTATCGGATAATAACACAATAACTGGTAATATTTACAATAACAGTGCCAATGGTGGTGGAGGAGGAATATACTTAGATTCATCATACAATAACACGTTAAGTGGAAGTGTGTATAGCAATAGCGCTGATTATGACGGAGGAGGTATATTTCTACTTTCATCGGATAACAACAAGATAAGTGGAATTATTTATGGAAATGATACCGATATGAATGGGGGAGGAGCATATTTGGAGCTATCATCCGGTAATGTAATAAGCAGTAGTATTTGTAATAACAGTAGTGCTAGTAATGGTGGAGGTTTAATTTTATATTTGTCGTCCAATAATACTATAAGTGGGAATGTTTATAATAATAGTGCTAACTTTGGAGGGGGAGGATGTTTAGTTTTATCAGCTAACAACAGAGTAAGTGGAGATGTCTATAATAACAGCAGTGTTGATTTTGGAGGAGGACTGATTTTGTATTTGTCATCTGATAACACTTTAAGCGGAAATGTTTATAATAACAGAAGCACTAGTTACGTTGGAGGGGGGATATTTCTACTTCTGTCCTCTAACAATACAGTAAGTGGAAATGTATATGGGAATAGTGCTAATGCCTTCGGAGGAGGAATATTTCTGGGATTGTCGTATAAAAATACGATAAGTGGAAATGTTTATAATAATAGTGCTAGTTTTGGGGGAGGAATAGTTATAGATACTTCACCGAGCACTTTTGTTCTTAATTCCTACATAACCAATAACTGGGCAACATTAACGAATTCTGTTATACACATTAACGGAGATTCAAGTGGGCTTGTTATATCCAATTGCTTCATAGGTGGTAATAACAAAATAGATTCAATAGGCATATATGAAGACAACCAAGACGTAATGGGACACAAATTGGTGAATAATACATTCATAACAAATAGGTTAAAGTTCTTGTATAGAGAATTTACTGATAGTAGGTTTATAACTAATGATTCTGGTTGGATGAGAATAAACAATCCTTCAGCTATAGATTCAACAGCTGATTCTGTAAATAACAAAGCTACGAATATGTAA